A stretch of the Vigna radiata var. radiata cultivar VC1973A chromosome 7, Vradiata_ver6, whole genome shotgun sequence genome encodes the following:
- the LOC106765471 gene encoding cingulin-like protein 1 isoform X1, whose product MSNSFRSDNRYPLKAEELRNLHRKEKRVLQSSQSLSIQAVKMQILEQCEKSLSEARAGDKKRIQILEKELLNCSQEIDYLQDQLSARNAEVNYLEERAHNLELKLEGMEVLQDEVVRLREELKRFSSKQFSLIQELGYKEIELEKSALSVEKLEDSISSIALESQLEVESMKLDMMALEQSLFEAKKIQEETLDENNKLSKSIEELQVALQDAQKIILSLNEENRELKEKLDTANKTSKISSQKDEYWQVNKDRPLRKTQSSLSKQGNNSSIEKDTSTSEVHGPHVGRSVIFFDPAADSKREMERSQQIQEYECVIQKLKEELREEKSRAKEEAEDLVQEMAELRYRLTSLLEEECKRRACIEHASLQRIAELEARLQRKPNN is encoded by the exons ATGTCAAATAGTTTCAGAAGTGATAATCGATATCCCTTAAAGGCGGAGGAACTTAGAAACCTG CACAGAAAAGAGAAGCGCGTTTTACAAAGTTCTCAGTCCCTAAGCATTCAAGCAGTCAAG ATGCAGATACTAGAACAATGTGAGAAGTCATTATCAGAAGCTCGGGCAGGAGATAAGAAACGCATTCAGATTTTGGAAAAAGAGCTGCTGAACTGTTCTCAAGAAATAG ATTATCTTCAGGATCAACTCAGTGCTAGGAATGCAGAGGTGAACTATCTGGAAGAGCGTGCTCACAACCTTGAATTGAAATTAGAGGGGATGGAAGTTTTACAAGATGAGGTTGTCAGATTGAGGGAAGAGCTGAAACGATTCAGTTCAAAGCAATTTTCCTTGATCCAGGAACTAGGTTATAAAGAAATAGAATTAGAGAAGTCCGCTCTGTCCGTGGAGAAACTAGAGGACTCAATTTCATCAATAGCGTTAGAGTCTCAACTTGAAGTAGAGAGCATGAAGCTTGACATGATGGCCTTGGAACAGAGTCTTTTTGAGGCCAAGAAAATCCAGGAAGAAACTTtggatgaaaataataaattgagtaAATCAATTGAGGAGCTCCAGGTTGCATTGCAGGATGCCCAAAAAATAATTCTCTCTCTAAATGAAGAGAATAGAGAACTTAAAGAGAAGCTTGATACTGCCAACAAAACCTCTAAAATTTCTTCTCAAAAGGATGAATACTGGCAAGTAAATAAGGACAGACCACTACGCAAGACTCAATCTTCCTTGAGTAAACAAGGCAACAACTCCAGCATAGAGAAGGACACAAG CACTTCTGAAGTACATGGTCCACATGTTGGAAGATCTGTAATCTTCTTCGATCCAGCTGCAGATTCGAAACGGGAGATGGAGAGGTCACAACAGATCCAAGAATATGAATGTGTTATCCAGAAGCTTAAG GAAGAATTAAGAGAGGAAAAGTCGAGGGCTAAAGAAGAAGCAGAGGACTTAGTTCAGGAAATGGCAGAGCTGAGATACCGATTGACTAGTTTGCTGGAGGAAGAATGTAAGCGCCGTGCTTGCATTGAACATGCATCCTTGCAAAGAATTGCCGAGTTAGAGGCTCGG cTTCAAAGAAAGCCTAATAATTAA
- the LOC106765722 gene encoding photosystem I reaction center subunit III, chloroplastic, whose amino-acid sequence MSLTIPTNLSKPAALRPKLGSKLRPTIVCSATPNNNSDNNNNISSDLKAFSAALALSSILLSAPLPAVADISGLTPCKESKQFAKREKQSIKKLESSLKLYAPDSAPALAIKASVEKTKRRFDNYAKQGLLCGADGLPHLIVSGDQRHWGEFITPGFLFLYIAGWIGWVGRSYLIAIRDEKKPTMKEIIIDVPLASRLLFRGFSWPVAAYRELINGDLIAKDV is encoded by the coding sequence ATGTCGCTCACAATTCCCACCAATCTATCCAAGCCTGCCGCCCTCCGCCCCAAACTAGGCTCCAAACTGCGCCCCACCATCGTCTGCAGTGCTACTCCCAACAACAACTccgacaacaacaacaacatatccTCCGATCTGAAGGCCTTCTCCGCCGCCCTCGCCCTCTCCTCCATCCTGCTCTCGGCGCCGCTCCCCGCCGTCGCGGACATCTCCGGTCTGACCCCGTGCAAGGAGTCCAAGCAGTTCGCAAAGCGCGAGAAGCAGTCGATAAAGAAGCTGGAGTCATCGCTGAAGCTGTACGCGCCGGACAGCGCTCCCGCCCTGGCGATAAAGGCGTCGGTGGAGAAGACGAAGCGGCGGTTCGACAACTACGCGAAGCAGGGTCTTCTGTGCGGCGCCGACGGGCTACCGCACCTGATCGTGAGCGGGGACCAGAGGCACTGGGGCGAGTTCATCACTCCTGGGTTCCTATTCCTGTACATCGCCGGGTGGATCGGGTGGGTGGGTCGGAGCTACCTTATTGCCATCAGGGATGAGAAAAAACCGACGATGAAGGAGATCATCATCGACGTTCCTCTCGCCTCTCGCTTGCTCTTCCGGGGGTTCAGTTGGCCCGTTGCTGCCTACAGAGAGCTCATCAACGGTGACCTCATTGCCAAGGATGTTTAG
- the LOC106765471 gene encoding cingulin-like protein 1 isoform X2: MSNSFRSDNRYPLKAEELRNLHRKEKRVLQSSQSLSIQAVKILEQCEKSLSEARAGDKKRIQILEKELLNCSQEIDYLQDQLSARNAEVNYLEERAHNLELKLEGMEVLQDEVVRLREELKRFSSKQFSLIQELGYKEIELEKSALSVEKLEDSISSIALESQLEVESMKLDMMALEQSLFEAKKIQEETLDENNKLSKSIEELQVALQDAQKIILSLNEENRELKEKLDTANKTSKISSQKDEYWQVNKDRPLRKTQSSLSKQGNNSSIEKDTSTSEVHGPHVGRSVIFFDPAADSKREMERSQQIQEYECVIQKLKEELREEKSRAKEEAEDLVQEMAELRYRLTSLLEEECKRRACIEHASLQRIAELEARLQRKPNN, from the exons ATGTCAAATAGTTTCAGAAGTGATAATCGATATCCCTTAAAGGCGGAGGAACTTAGAAACCTG CACAGAAAAGAGAAGCGCGTTTTACAAAGTTCTCAGTCCCTAAGCATTCAAGCAGTCAAG ATACTAGAACAATGTGAGAAGTCATTATCAGAAGCTCGGGCAGGAGATAAGAAACGCATTCAGATTTTGGAAAAAGAGCTGCTGAACTGTTCTCAAGAAATAG ATTATCTTCAGGATCAACTCAGTGCTAGGAATGCAGAGGTGAACTATCTGGAAGAGCGTGCTCACAACCTTGAATTGAAATTAGAGGGGATGGAAGTTTTACAAGATGAGGTTGTCAGATTGAGGGAAGAGCTGAAACGATTCAGTTCAAAGCAATTTTCCTTGATCCAGGAACTAGGTTATAAAGAAATAGAATTAGAGAAGTCCGCTCTGTCCGTGGAGAAACTAGAGGACTCAATTTCATCAATAGCGTTAGAGTCTCAACTTGAAGTAGAGAGCATGAAGCTTGACATGATGGCCTTGGAACAGAGTCTTTTTGAGGCCAAGAAAATCCAGGAAGAAACTTtggatgaaaataataaattgagtaAATCAATTGAGGAGCTCCAGGTTGCATTGCAGGATGCCCAAAAAATAATTCTCTCTCTAAATGAAGAGAATAGAGAACTTAAAGAGAAGCTTGATACTGCCAACAAAACCTCTAAAATTTCTTCTCAAAAGGATGAATACTGGCAAGTAAATAAGGACAGACCACTACGCAAGACTCAATCTTCCTTGAGTAAACAAGGCAACAACTCCAGCATAGAGAAGGACACAAG CACTTCTGAAGTACATGGTCCACATGTTGGAAGATCTGTAATCTTCTTCGATCCAGCTGCAGATTCGAAACGGGAGATGGAGAGGTCACAACAGATCCAAGAATATGAATGTGTTATCCAGAAGCTTAAG GAAGAATTAAGAGAGGAAAAGTCGAGGGCTAAAGAAGAAGCAGAGGACTTAGTTCAGGAAATGGCAGAGCTGAGATACCGATTGACTAGTTTGCTGGAGGAAGAATGTAAGCGCCGTGCTTGCATTGAACATGCATCCTTGCAAAGAATTGCCGAGTTAGAGGCTCGG cTTCAAAGAAAGCCTAATAATTAA
- the LOC106769434 gene encoding protein LTV1 homolog, with product MGGRKKKFIDKKNSATFQLIARDSSDPSFSQSDRVFVRVDNNPVSFPDAEDAGFDDATGDYGDYDGVSSGSLPEDVRKEILELGFPDDGYNYLNHLREIKNTGAGAAFFHNPKFKLQHLPRDVKAYDASRLQISESHGEPEENSLYSVASKTTSVRVQKAVDPEVAALLDDSDVSRLGSDVEDLEEDFVLQANLLEDDDEEKNRICNKTSFPEESLVNRNPNSAHALQVSAHSRDTDDYEPFHGVTDGVPGVDCVGEKPRPRRLLDEQFDLLERQEYGTDDDEDDGDYYENYQADEDESLAEKLKHSLKNHGMDDLELDDDKYKVPADLLKNKEAPQEEQDDSAADVIRRCKEYAEGYEVEDEDKDVVVVQESSDESEVWDCETIVSTYSNLDNHPGKIEAPGVSRKKRLAQTVSAVLGSSDQIISLRGKEKLPVDFLPGSRKASTEKSKGQSITKTEQNKRKQHGLETKEEKKERKAAVKEERREARRTKKETKELYRFEAHRAQRAAAVSGPSSIHLL from the exons ATGggtgggaggaagaagaagttCATCGACAAGAAGAACTCTGCCACTTTCCAACTCATCGCTCGCGACTCCTCTGACCCTTCTTTTTCCCAATCCGACCGCGTCTTCGTCCGCGTCGACAACAACCCCGTTTCCTTCCCCGACGCTGAAGACGCCGGCTTCGACGATGCTACTGGTGACTACGGCGACTACGATGGAGTTAGCAGTGGCTCATTGCCCGAGGACGTCAGGAAGGAAATTCTGGAGCTAGGGTTTCCGGATGATGGTTATAACTACTTGAATCACTTGAGGGAAATCAAGAATACTGGCGCTGGTGCTGCTTTCTTTCACAACCCCAAGTTCAAGCTTCAACATCTCCCTCGTGATGTTAAG GCATATGATGCTTCGAGATTGCAAATTTCTGAGTCCCATGGAGAGCCCGAGGAGAATTCTTTGTACAGTGTCGCATCCAAGACTACCAGCGTAAGGGTGCAGAAGGCGGTTGATCCTGAAGTGGCTGCATTGCTAGATGACAGTGACGTGTCACGGTTGGGATCTGATGTTGAGGATTTGGAAGAAGACTTTGTTCTTCAGGCAAATCTCCTTGAAGATGATGACGAAGAGAAGAATCGTATTTGTAATAAAACAAGTTTTCCCGAGGAATCTCTGGTAAATAGAAATCCAAACAGTGCACATGCACTGCAAGTTTCTGCCCATTCCAGAGATACAGATGATTATGAACCTTTTCATGGGGTAACAGATGGTGTACCAGGGGTGGACTGTGTTGGTGAGAAGCCAAGACCTCGTCGTTTGCTGGATGAGCAATTTGATTTG CTTGAACGTCAAGAATATGGaactgatgatgatgaagatgatggtgattattatgaaaattatcaAGCCGATGAAGATGAGTCCCTTGCTGAGAAGCTCAAACACTCTCTTAAGAATCATGGGATGGATGATCTAGAACTTGATGATGATAAGTATAAGGTTCCTGCAGATTTATTGAAGAATAAAGAGGCCCCACAGGAGGAACAAGACGATTCTGCTGCTGATGTGATCCGCCGTTGCAAGGAATACGCCGAGGGgtatgaagttgaagatgaggACAAGGATGTTGTAGTTGTACAAGAAAGTAGTGATGAATCAGAAGTTTGGGACTGTGAGACTATTGTTTCAACATATTCTAATTTAGATAATCATCCTGGAAAGATTGAAGCACCTGGAGTCTCTAGGAAAAAGAGATTGGCTCAAACTGTGTCTGCAGTCTTGGGGTCCTCTGATCAAATAATATCCCTTAGAGGAAAAGAGAAACTTCCTGTAGACTTCCTTCCTGGAAGTAGGAAAGCTTCCACTGAAAAGTCTAAAGGCCAGAGCATTACAAAAACTGAACAGaacaagagaaaacaacatgGCCTTGAGACaaaggaggagaagaaagaaCGGAAG GCTGCTGTGAAGGAGGAACGACGTGAGGCACGTCGcactaaaaaagaaacaaaagagctTTATAGATTTGAAGCACATCGGGCACAGAGGGCTGCTGCTGTGTCTGGTCCTTCTTCCATTCATCTTCT GTAA
- the LOC106765471 gene encoding cingulin-like protein 1 isoform X3: protein MQILEQCEKSLSEARAGDKKRIQILEKELLNCSQEIDYLQDQLSARNAEVNYLEERAHNLELKLEGMEVLQDEVVRLREELKRFSSKQFSLIQELGYKEIELEKSALSVEKLEDSISSIALESQLEVESMKLDMMALEQSLFEAKKIQEETLDENNKLSKSIEELQVALQDAQKIILSLNEENRELKEKLDTANKTSKISSQKDEYWQVNKDRPLRKTQSSLSKQGNNSSIEKDTSTSEVHGPHVGRSVIFFDPAADSKREMERSQQIQEYECVIQKLKEELREEKSRAKEEAEDLVQEMAELRYRLTSLLEEECKRRACIEHASLQRIAELEARLQRKPNN from the exons ATGCAGATACTAGAACAATGTGAGAAGTCATTATCAGAAGCTCGGGCAGGAGATAAGAAACGCATTCAGATTTTGGAAAAAGAGCTGCTGAACTGTTCTCAAGAAATAG ATTATCTTCAGGATCAACTCAGTGCTAGGAATGCAGAGGTGAACTATCTGGAAGAGCGTGCTCACAACCTTGAATTGAAATTAGAGGGGATGGAAGTTTTACAAGATGAGGTTGTCAGATTGAGGGAAGAGCTGAAACGATTCAGTTCAAAGCAATTTTCCTTGATCCAGGAACTAGGTTATAAAGAAATAGAATTAGAGAAGTCCGCTCTGTCCGTGGAGAAACTAGAGGACTCAATTTCATCAATAGCGTTAGAGTCTCAACTTGAAGTAGAGAGCATGAAGCTTGACATGATGGCCTTGGAACAGAGTCTTTTTGAGGCCAAGAAAATCCAGGAAGAAACTTtggatgaaaataataaattgagtaAATCAATTGAGGAGCTCCAGGTTGCATTGCAGGATGCCCAAAAAATAATTCTCTCTCTAAATGAAGAGAATAGAGAACTTAAAGAGAAGCTTGATACTGCCAACAAAACCTCTAAAATTTCTTCTCAAAAGGATGAATACTGGCAAGTAAATAAGGACAGACCACTACGCAAGACTCAATCTTCCTTGAGTAAACAAGGCAACAACTCCAGCATAGAGAAGGACACAAG CACTTCTGAAGTACATGGTCCACATGTTGGAAGATCTGTAATCTTCTTCGATCCAGCTGCAGATTCGAAACGGGAGATGGAGAGGTCACAACAGATCCAAGAATATGAATGTGTTATCCAGAAGCTTAAG GAAGAATTAAGAGAGGAAAAGTCGAGGGCTAAAGAAGAAGCAGAGGACTTAGTTCAGGAAATGGCAGAGCTGAGATACCGATTGACTAGTTTGCTGGAGGAAGAATGTAAGCGCCGTGCTTGCATTGAACATGCATCCTTGCAAAGAATTGCCGAGTTAGAGGCTCGG cTTCAAAGAAAGCCTAATAATTAA
- the LOC106765471 gene encoding outer dense fiber protein 2 isoform X4: MSNSFRSDNRYPLKAEELRNLHRKEKRVLQSSQSLSIQAVKMQILEQCEKSLSEARAGDKKRIQILEKELLNCSQEIDYLQDQLSARNAEVNYLEERAHNLELKLEGMEVLQDEVVRLREELKRFSSKQFSLIQELGYKEIELEKSALSVEKLEDSISSIALESQLEVESMKLDMMALEQSLFEAKKIQEETLDENNKLSKSIEELQVALQDAQKIILSLNEENRELKEKLDTANKTSKISSQKDEYWQVNKDRPLRKTQSSLSKQGNNSSIEKDTSTSEVHGPHVGRSVIFFDPAADSKREMERSQQIQEYECVIQKLKN; the protein is encoded by the exons ATGTCAAATAGTTTCAGAAGTGATAATCGATATCCCTTAAAGGCGGAGGAACTTAGAAACCTG CACAGAAAAGAGAAGCGCGTTTTACAAAGTTCTCAGTCCCTAAGCATTCAAGCAGTCAAG ATGCAGATACTAGAACAATGTGAGAAGTCATTATCAGAAGCTCGGGCAGGAGATAAGAAACGCATTCAGATTTTGGAAAAAGAGCTGCTGAACTGTTCTCAAGAAATAG ATTATCTTCAGGATCAACTCAGTGCTAGGAATGCAGAGGTGAACTATCTGGAAGAGCGTGCTCACAACCTTGAATTGAAATTAGAGGGGATGGAAGTTTTACAAGATGAGGTTGTCAGATTGAGGGAAGAGCTGAAACGATTCAGTTCAAAGCAATTTTCCTTGATCCAGGAACTAGGTTATAAAGAAATAGAATTAGAGAAGTCCGCTCTGTCCGTGGAGAAACTAGAGGACTCAATTTCATCAATAGCGTTAGAGTCTCAACTTGAAGTAGAGAGCATGAAGCTTGACATGATGGCCTTGGAACAGAGTCTTTTTGAGGCCAAGAAAATCCAGGAAGAAACTTtggatgaaaataataaattgagtaAATCAATTGAGGAGCTCCAGGTTGCATTGCAGGATGCCCAAAAAATAATTCTCTCTCTAAATGAAGAGAATAGAGAACTTAAAGAGAAGCTTGATACTGCCAACAAAACCTCTAAAATTTCTTCTCAAAAGGATGAATACTGGCAAGTAAATAAGGACAGACCACTACGCAAGACTCAATCTTCCTTGAGTAAACAAGGCAACAACTCCAGCATAGAGAAGGACACAAG CACTTCTGAAGTACATGGTCCACATGTTGGAAGATCTGTAATCTTCTTCGATCCAGCTGCAGATTCGAAACGGGAGATGGAGAGGTCACAACAGATCCAAGAATATGAATGTGTTATCCAGAAGCTTAAG AATTAA